A section of the Anabaena cylindrica PCC 7122 genome encodes:
- the gntT gene encoding guanitoxin biosynthesis MATE family efflux transporter GntT, with protein sequence MPLTFPPQYNFLPRFSRLASVSVLSNMMVPLAGLVDIAFLGHLADIRHLAGVILATILFDYLYRVLKFLRSSTNALTAQAVGLDDPKAVLLAGLRSAVIALAVGLLIVLLQYPLQKIGFTILSGSPEIELSGVDYFSARIWGAPAVLLNFVLFGWFLGREMNGVVLLMSVVGNGSNVLLDYLMIVKWGWESMGAGLATAISQYLALVIGLVWVCFSIEWQVLPAAWEDMFDWVALKETVVLNSNILIRFLALISAYAIFMNLSALMGTTFLAENGLLLQIAFLSQFAVQGVGVTTQTLTGNFKSKGKIEQMSPLLIVSIFSSLLIALTFATVSILFPEQVFGLLTNHAEVSGDITNYTIWLLPVLVITAIAFILEGYYIGLKEGAILRNAVLLAFGIGFVPVAIAAWYFHNNHLLWSAIVSYMATIMVVLGVQLPQTFAKQSLQNQETLPSS encoded by the coding sequence ATGCCATTGACATTTCCACCACAGTACAACTTCTTACCTCGCTTTTCCCGACTGGCAAGTGTCAGTGTTCTTTCCAACATGATGGTTCCCCTTGCAGGTTTAGTTGATATTGCCTTCTTGGGACATTTGGCAGATATTCGCCACTTAGCGGGAGTTATCTTAGCAACTATTCTCTTCGATTATCTTTATCGGGTTTTAAAATTTCTGCGTTCGAGTACTAATGCACTGACAGCCCAAGCTGTTGGACTTGATGACCCCAAAGCTGTGCTGCTGGCGGGATTACGCAGTGCTGTGATTGCTTTAGCTGTTGGTTTACTGATTGTATTGCTGCAATACCCACTGCAAAAGATTGGATTTACTATTCTTAGTGGTTCCCCAGAAATTGAACTTTCTGGAGTTGATTATTTCTCTGCCCGGATTTGGGGCGCTCCTGCTGTTTTGCTGAACTTTGTGCTATTTGGTTGGTTTTTAGGGCGGGAAATGAATGGGGTAGTGCTGTTGATGTCTGTAGTTGGTAATGGTTCTAATGTGTTGCTGGACTATTTGATGATTGTCAAGTGGGGCTGGGAAAGTATGGGAGCCGGATTAGCAACAGCAATAAGTCAGTATTTGGCTTTAGTGATTGGTTTGGTTTGGGTGTGCTTTAGTATCGAGTGGCAAGTTTTACCAGCTGCCTGGGAGGATATGTTTGATTGGGTGGCGCTCAAAGAGACTGTTGTACTTAATAGTAATATTCTGATCCGATTTTTGGCGTTGATTTCTGCCTACGCCATTTTTATGAATCTGAGTGCGCTAATGGGAACAACTTTTCTGGCAGAAAACGGGTTGCTGCTGCAAATTGCTTTTTTGAGTCAGTTTGCAGTTCAAGGTGTAGGAGTAACAACCCAAACACTGACGGGCAACTTTAAGAGTAAAGGGAAGATAGAACAGATGAGTCCTTTGTTGATTGTTTCTATATTCAGCAGTTTGCTGATTGCATTAACTTTCGCCACTGTGTCTATTCTTTTCCCTGAGCAGGTTTTTGGGCTGTTGACTAATCATGCAGAGGTGAGTGGGGATATAACGAATTATACGATTTGGTTACTACCTGTGTTAGTGATTACTGCGATCGCATTTATCTTAGAAGGATACTATATCGGCTTGAAGGAAGGAGCAATTTTACGTAACGCTGTCTTGCTCGCTTTTGGCATTGGTTTTGTTCCTGTAGCGATCGCAGCATGGTATTTCCACAACAACCATCTACTATGGTCTGCGATCGTCTCGTATATGGCAACTATTATGGTAGTACTTGGCGTACAACTACCCCAAACATTTGCTAAACAAAGTCTCCAAAATCAAGAAACCCTTCCCAGTTCATAA
- a CDS encoding Coq4 family protein, protein MMQSFTNSPNSADRIQKFLDLLDRFTEAKGLNVAQIVDIDKLISLPDGTFGKTWADFLNQNNLQPFTTGTRRKQLHDGVHVLTGYATDPIGEAEVQAFLLGAKFTVANLMLGLGLLRMIYTNLNYPKKLTWERLKQAYQRGCDSNFDPDNWQPELLWQLSLTDVQALFSVVKN, encoded by the coding sequence ATGATGCAGTCATTCACCAACTCGCCAAATTCTGCTGATCGCATTCAAAAGTTTTTGGATTTATTAGATCGTTTTACTGAAGCAAAGGGATTAAATGTTGCCCAAATAGTAGATATAGATAAATTAATATCGCTCCCTGATGGTACATTTGGCAAAACTTGGGCAGATTTTCTGAATCAAAATAATTTACAACCTTTCACTACAGGAACCCGTCGCAAACAACTCCATGATGGTGTTCATGTCCTTACTGGTTACGCTACAGACCCCATTGGTGAAGCCGAAGTACAGGCATTTTTGTTAGGAGCTAAATTTACAGTTGCTAACCTAATGTTGGGTTTAGGACTGTTGCGAATGATTTATACAAACCTCAATTATCCAAAAAAGTTGACTTGGGAAAGACTCAAACAAGCATATCAACGTGGTTGTGACTCTAATTTTGACCCAGATAATTGGCAACCGGAATTACTCTGGCAATTATCCTTAACTGATGTGCAAGCATTATTTTCTGTAGTCAAAAATTAA